The segment AGCACAGGTGCCCGTCCACACCGGGGGTGACAGCTTCTGCGCGGGTGGAGCGCAGGGCGTGCGACGCTGCACGGGATCCGCAGATACGGAGCCATCGGCGACTATAGGCCGTATTTGCGCAGGACTTGTGGCAGTTGTGTCGACTTGAAGCAAGGAGGTTGCGAGACGTCGATCAATTGCCCGGAGTTATCCGCTTTGTCCAGAGTCGCTCCGACGTCAGACGATGTCCGCGGTCGGATCCACCACGAGATGCCGACCACCGGTGTGGCTCGCGAGGCGTTCGACATCCGGTACCGGTCCCTGGTGCCTGTGGCACCACGCCAGGCTTGACGGCAAAGCCAGAAGATCTTCTCCCGGCACCGCCCGCCGGACGGGCGACACCCGCAGAACGGGTCACGTCACCGACTGGGGCCAAGCCCTTCCCGGACGGCGGCTCGGACGAGGCGTACGAGCCAGGTGGCGGCGTTCGTGGCACGGTCGGCGTCGAAGTGCCACACCGTGGTCAGCCGCTCGAAGGAGGGCACGCTCCACAACACGTCCAACATCGCCGCGGCGGTCTCGCGATCCTCGTCCGACCAGCCGTCCGCGGACTCGGTCACCGCGGCGATCAGCGCCGCTCGCCGGCGTTCGTCGGCCGCCGCGAAGGTCGGGTCGTCCTGTGTCGGCGGACTGATCGGGAAGGACGCCAGATAGGTGAACATGCGCCGGATCAGGTCGTCGAACGTATCGAGCTGAAGGTCTTCCAGCTCGATGTCGGCCTCCTCCTCCAGGCGGCGCATCACCGCCTCATGGAGCCGCCGGTCAGTGGCGAAGTGCCGGTAGACGGTGGTCTCGCTGACTCCGGCGCGTCGCGCGACCGCCCGTACCGTCAGGTCACGCCAGTCCCAGCTGGCGAAGCCGTGGACCATCTCGGCGCCGGCCGCGACGATGCGATCACGGGTCTGGGCCGCCTGCTGGCGACGTGTCGGGCTCTCGTACGGGCGCCGCTTCGGCGGGAGTGCGTCCATTTCTTCCGCCGTGCCCGACTCGCCGCTGTCGGGGTCACTCACAGGTGCCGACCGCCCGGCCGTCCGACATCGTCACCCATCCTTGCGTACCGGAGTCGCGGGGGCCGGCGCCGCTGGTCGGCTGACCGCCGCTCCCGAACGCGACTCTAGTTGCCTCGTGTCGTGTCGTGTCGTGCCCGCCTTGCCGGGGGCGGCCCGACGGGTGCCTCCCGCGGTGGGAACGGCGATCGAGGCTGAGCGGCAATTCGCGTGTGATGTCTAACGCGAATTGCGCTATGCTGCGTCCGCCGACGATCAGGCTCGCTCTCCCGCCCCGGCTGTGCGACCTGCGACCGGATGTCCACACGAAAGGGGACCGAGATGGAAGGCGCGCCTCCGGCCTTACGCATACCGGCAGACTGGGACGACGTCACCGCGGAGTGGATGACCGCGGCCCTGGCCGCCGCCTTTCCCGGCGTGAAGGTCCGTACGGCGGACCTCGTGCTGCGGGACGACGGCACCAACCGGCGCGCCCGCTTCGCGCTCTCCTACATCGGGGAACAAGGTCCGCCCGCTGTCTTCGTCAAAGCCGCCGACCCGGCCCACGCGAAGCTCAACGCGATGACCGGCGGACTGTTCAACGAGACCCGGCTGTTCAGTACCGGTGTGCGGCTACCGCTGGAGCACCCGGCCGCGTACTGCGCCCTCATGGACGAGCCGACACTCGACTTCGTTCTCGTCATGGAGGACGTCACCATCCGAGGCGCGGAGCCTCGAGACGCGACCACACCCATGAATCCCGACCAGGCGGCCGACGCCGTCCGAAGTCTTGCCCGGCTGCACAGTGCCTTCTGGGGGCGTCGCCTCGACCGGGAGGACCTCGCCTGGGTCCAGCCCTTCGCGGCGTGGAAGGGAATGCAGGGCATCGAGACCGGCCTGCGCAGGGTCGCCGAAACCGTTCCACCGGCGGTCCGGTCCCTCACCGGCGCGCAGATCGAGCAGATGTGGGTCAGCTATGTGGGCACCCTGACCGACGGACCCCAGACCCTGCTGCACGGCGATGCCCACATTGGCAACACCTACACCCTTCCCGGAAACCGGGCGGGTTTCCTCGACTGGCAGGTGCTGCGCCGCGGAAATCACGTCATCGACCTGGGCTATTTCGTGCAGAGCGCACTCACCATCGACGACCGTCGGGCGTGCGAGAGCGACCTGGTCGACGAATACCACCGCGCCCTGGACCTGCCTGCCGAGGAACTGCCGACCCGCGACGGCATCTGGCTCCGCTACCGGGCCTCGGTGGCCCACGGCCTCGCCATCTGGATGGCCACCGCCTCCGCCGACGGATGGCAACGACCAGAGGTGTCCATCCCGCTCGCGCAACGCTACGCGGCCGCGTACGTCGACCTCGACACCGCCGGAGCCCTCGACGCGCTCGCCTAGCCAAATGTCGCCCCGCGCCCGCGCCCGCGCCCGCGTCGCAGGTGCGGGTGATCGGGCCGATGAAGCGGCCGGACGCCGCCGGGCGCGGGAGTACGGCGCGGCGGCGGCGATCGCGGCTGCGACCGCCGCCGTGCTCACGGTG is part of the Parafrankia irregularis genome and harbors:
- a CDS encoding phosphotransferase — translated: MEGAPPALRIPADWDDVTAEWMTAALAAAFPGVKVRTADLVLRDDGTNRRARFALSYIGEQGPPAVFVKAADPAHAKLNAMTGGLFNETRLFSTGVRLPLEHPAAYCALMDEPTLDFVLVMEDVTIRGAEPRDATTPMNPDQAADAVRSLARLHSAFWGRRLDREDLAWVQPFAAWKGMQGIETGLRRVAETVPPAVRSLTGAQIEQMWVSYVGTLTDGPQTLLHGDAHIGNTYTLPGNRAGFLDWQVLRRGNHVIDLGYFVQSALTIDDRRACESDLVDEYHRALDLPAEELPTRDGIWLRYRASVAHGLAIWMATASADGWQRPEVSIPLAQRYAAAYVDLDTAGALDALA
- a CDS encoding TetR/AcrR family transcriptional regulator, with the protein product MSDPDSGESGTAEEMDALPPKRRPYESPTRRQQAAQTRDRIVAAGAEMVHGFASWDWRDLTVRAVARRAGVSETTVYRHFATDRRLHEAVMRRLEEEADIELEDLQLDTFDDLIRRMFTYLASFPISPPTQDDPTFAAADERRRAALIAAVTESADGWSDEDRETAAAMLDVLWSVPSFERLTTVWHFDADRATNAATWLVRLVRAAVREGLGPSR